A segment of the Desulfofundulus kuznetsovii DSM 6115 genome:
CAGCTCCAGGCGGGCCAGTTCCAGGGCCAGTTCCTTTACCTTTACATTTTCCCGGGCCTTCAATACATTCCAGTACAGCTGGCATACAGCCAGGGTGATGCCGTCGAGCCGGGCGTCATAGCTTTTCTTGGACATGCGCCAGGTCAGGTCCGCCTGTAACAAAGAATACCAGGCCGCTTCCACCTCCGGGTCATAACCGCTGTCCCCGGTGGGGGTGAAGCTTAGCCGGTCCGCCGCTTCCTCGCGCAGCGCCTCCGTGCGTTTTATTTCCAGTTCATCCATTTTCAGGTCCTTGCTTTGCTTTACAGCCATCTCTATGGCCTTGCTCAACGAAAGCTCGGGCCGGGCTGGTTCCCCGGCTAATGCGGGCTGCAGCGCGTTGACAAAAACCAGGGCCGCCATGAGAACTGACAGTACCAGTTTTTTCATCATTCGACCTCCCCTCGACCGGACATCCATCAAGCGCCACCGACAGGTGGTGAAAGCGGCCGCCCATCACTCGCCGCAACCGGAGTTCCCGGTGGTACCCCTGCCGCCGCCTGCTTTTCAGTTTCCCGTACAGGCACCCGGAACCAGTGAGTGCCAGGGCAAAACGGCGGGCAGAAGCTATTATTCAACCCGCTTCCCACCTGAGTTATCCTCACTTTCCAACTACCCTGTTTTGGCTCCCGCTCGCTCCAGTGAACCTCGCGGGCCAAACTAGTGCCTCGGCTCAAAGCTTCGGCAGGCTTCCCGGCAAATTCGGCATCCTGCCTCAGTTGCCGGCCTCGGGCATCCATGCCCTCGGGTCTGCCTTCGCTTTTCGCTCGCCAAGTTTGGCTGACCGCTCGGCTCAAGTCGCTCGCTACCGAGCCAGAGCAGGGTTCAAAAACCGGGGATCTTCAGCTTCCTACCGCTCGAAGCGGAGCGCTTCAATGGGGTCCAGGCCCGCCGCCTTCCTGGCGGGGTAATACCCGAAGAATATGCCCACCGCCGCCGAGAAACCCGCGGATAATAATATGGAAGACAGCGTAACATACGTCGGCCACCCGAAAGCTTTGGAGATTACCCTGGAGCCGACGATTCCCACGAGAATTCCCGCAACCCCGCCAATCAGGCAGAGAACCAGGGCTTCCACCAGGAACTGGTTGCGGATATTGCTTTCGGTCGCTCCCACGGCCATGCGCAGGCCGATTTCCCTTGTCCTCTCCGTAACGGAAACCAGCATGATATTCATGGTTCCTATACCGCCCACCAGAAGGGATACCGCCGCCACACTGGCCAGGAGGAGGGTCATGATGGCCGTGGTGTTCTCCGCGGCTTCCAGAACGGAAGTCAGGTTGCGCACGCTAAAATCATCGGAGCCGGAACCGGTCAGGCGGTGTCTCTCCCGCAGCAGGCTTTCGATGCTGCTCTGGACGAAGGCCATGCTTTCCGGCGTTTCGGCCTGTACATTGATCAGGCCGACATGATTGACCCCCAGCAACCTTTTCTGCGCCGCACTCACCGGTATATACACCACATCGTCCTGATCCTGCCCCCCCATGGAAGCCCCCCTGGAAGAGAGGACTCCCACCACTGTAAAGGGCAATTTATTGATCCTGATTGTCGAACCCACCGGGTTGGTACCCGGCAGGAAAAGGTTGTCCACCACCGTTTTGCCCAGGACCGCCACCATGGCGGCACTTCTCACGTCGTCCCCGCTGAAAAACGAACCCGCGCTCACAGGCCAGTCCTTAATTACCTGCATTTCCGGCGTGGTGCCGACAACCCGGGCGGTCCAGGTCTGGCTGCCGTAACTCAGGGTGCCGCTGGCAGGCAGTTCCGGCGCCACATGGGCCACCATGCTGAGCCCGGCTATGGCCTCCGCATCCTCCAGGGTGAGGGTGTTGACGCTGCCCGAAGCCCCGCGCACGGGACCCTGCCCGGCCCCGGGAAAGACTAAAAGCAAGTTTGAACCCATGCTGGCAATCTGGCTGGTAATTCTCTTGCTGGCGCCCTGCCCCAGGGAGATCATGATGATGACCGCGGCCACACCGATGATAATGCCGAGCATGGTCAGGAAAGATCTCATTTTATTGGCCCGCAAACCGTTTAAGGCCACTTCCAGGTTGTGCAGGAAGTTCAAGCCGGCACCCCCCTTTCTTCCGGAACGGCCGCCAGATCTTCGGCGGCATTCCCCGGGCTCGGCACCGGTGTATCGCCCAGGATGCAACCGTCCCTCATGTTGACCAGGCGGCGGCAGTACAGGGCGATGTCTTTTTCATGGGTGACCATCACCACAGTGATGCCTTTTTCCATATTCAACCTCTGGATGACCGAAATAATCTCTATGCTTGTCCTTGAATCCAGGGCACCCGTGGGTTCGTCGACCAGGATTATGGACGGGTCGTTTACCAGGGCCCGGGCGATGGCCACCCTCTGCTGCTGCCCCCCCGACAGCTGGCCGGGATAGTGGTGCGCATACCGGGACATCCCGACCCAGTCCAGGGCCTCCTTTGCCCTTTCCACCATCTCCTTCTTTCCCACCCCGGCATAGACCAGCGGCAGCTGGACATTGGCCAGCACCGGGAACCTTCCCAGCAGGTTGAAGCTCTGGAAAACAAAGCCTATTCTTTTGTTGCGGATAAGGGCCAGCTGGTTTTTATTCAGCCGGGAAACATCCTCGCCGCCCAGGTAATAGGTTCCCCCGGTGGGCCTGTCCAGGCAGCCCAGGATGTTGAGGAGGGTGCTCTTGCCCGAACCGGAAGGACCCATAACGGCAACCATTTCACCTTCCTGAACGGTCAAGTTTATTCCCTTCAAGGCGATAACCCGGGTTTCCCCCATGTGGTATATTTTTGTGATGTTCTCCAGCACGATTGCCGGCTTCCCGGCCACATCGCATCACCATCCGAAACTGCTTTTTGGTAACATTTCGTGGAATTCACCTGCTGTGTCACGTCGCGGAACTTTTCGCCAGCCCACGGTAATGCCGGTTAATTACGCTGCCCCGTTGCTGCGGACCGTCCTTCCCGGTCATCGCCTTCCGCCACCACCCCCGCCGGGAGGCATACCGCCGGGCATAAACGGCATGCTGCCGCCCCGGCTGCTCGTACTTCCTGTTTGCTGATCCAGGGAACCTATCACCACCAAATCCCCTTCCTCAAGACCCTCCAGTACTTCATAGCTTGTGAGATCCGCCAGCCCCAAAACCACCCGCCTGGGCGCGGGTTTGCCGGATTTATCCAGGACAAGGACGACGGCCTGCTGTCCCTGTTCATTCGTCCCTGCCGTCCCGGAAGTCCCGGTTTCATTGCCCCCGCCGCGGGCGGAACCGGCTCCACCCGCCCCTGCGCCGCCCGTGCGCCCGCCACCGGAGTCGCCCCCGGACGGCCGCTGCCCCGGGGCACCGCCCTGTCTCATTTTATTCAGGTAACTGATAGCATAAGTAACGGCGCTTTTGGGCACGGTGAGGACGTTTTCATGCCTGTCGACGATTATATTCACGTTGGCGGGCATTCCGGCCATCAGCCCAACCTGGTTTTTATCCAGCTGGATGACCGCATCGTAGAGCTGCACG
Coding sequences within it:
- a CDS encoding ABC transporter permease codes for the protein MNFLHNLEVALNGLRANKMRSFLTMLGIIIGVAAVIIMISLGQGASKRITSQIASMGSNLLLVFPGAGQGPVRGASGSVNTLTLEDAEAIAGLSMVAHVAPELPASGTLSYGSQTWTARVVGTTPEMQVIKDWPVSAGSFFSGDDVRSAAMVAVLGKTVVDNLFLPGTNPVGSTIRINKLPFTVVGVLSSRGASMGGQDQDDVVYIPVSAAQKRLLGVNHVGLINVQAETPESMAFVQSSIESLLRERHRLTGSGSDDFSVRNLTSVLEAAENTTAIMTLLLASVAAVSLLVGGIGTMNIMLVSVTERTREIGLRMAVGATESNIRNQFLVEALVLCLIGGVAGILVGIVGSRVISKAFGWPTYVTLSSILLSAGFSAAVGIFFGYYPARKAAGLDPIEALRFER
- a CDS encoding ABC transporter ATP-binding protein, which codes for MAGKPAIVLENITKIYHMGETRVIALKGINLTVQEGEMVAVMGPSGSGKSTLLNILGCLDRPTGGTYYLGGEDVSRLNKNQLALIRNKRIGFVFQSFNLLGRFPVLANVQLPLVYAGVGKKEMVERAKEALDWVGMSRYAHHYPGQLSGGQQQRVAIARALVNDPSIILVDEPTGALDSRTSIEIISVIQRLNMEKGITVVMVTHEKDIALYCRRLVNMRDGCILGDTPVPSPGNAAEDLAAVPEERGVPA